From the genome of Haloplanus vescus:
CGCCCACGTGGAGGCGCCGTCGCCGGTGTCGGTGATGCTGGCGGGCGTCCTCCTGAAGATGGGGACGTACGCCCTGCTCCGGTTCAACTTCACGATGCTGCCCCAGACGGCCGTGCAGTTCGCGGTGCCGATTGCGCTGATTGCCGTGATCAGCGTCATCTACGGCGCGATGCTCGCACTGGCCCAACAGGACCTCAAGCGCATCGTCGCGTACTCCTCCGTCTCCTCGATGGGCTACGTCATCCTCGGACTGATAGCGTACACCGTCTACGGCGTCGGTGGCGCCACTTTCCAGATGATCGCCCACGGCCTCATCTCGGGGCTGATGTTCATGTCGGTCGGCGTCATCTACAACACGACCCACACGCGCATGGTGGGCGACATGTCCGGGATGGCCGACCGGATGCCCGTCACGGTGGGCATCCTCATCGCCGGCGCGTTCGGCTACATGGGCCTGCCCCTGATGGCCGGCTTCGCTGGCGAGTTCTTCATCTTCAAGGGCGCCTTCGAGTCGACGGTCACCGGCGCGATGCCGCTGTTCACGGCGGCCGCGATGTTCGGTATCGTCGTCGTCGCGGGCTACCTGCTCTTCGCGATGCAGCGGACGCTCTTCGGGGCGTTCCGCCTCGAAACCGACTACGAGGTGGGTCCGGCGGCACTCCACCAGACGGTGCCGCTGGCCATCCTCCTCGTGACTATCATCGCCCTCGGCGTCGCGCCCGACATCTTCTTCGGGATGATTCGTGACGCCGTTGCGCCGCTCCTCGAATTCGGAGGTGAGCTCTAGTGACACCACTACAGATCCAACTGCCGACCTGGACCGCCGTCGCACCGACGCTCCTGCTCGGGCTGACGGCGCTCGTCCTGTTGCTCGTCGACAGCATCGACCCTGACTCGACCCGCCCGGGACTGCTCGCGGGTATCTCGGCGCTGGGAAGCGTCGCGACGCTTGCCGTCGCTGGGTGGTTCCTGCTTGCGGGCACCGGTCAGGATGGCGGCGCCATCGAACTCTACGGTGGCTCGCTCATCGTCGACGGGCTGAGCCTCTTCTTCACCGTCGTCTTCGCCAGCGTCGCCGCGCTGGTGTCGATAGCGAGTTACGACTACCTGCGCGACCGGACGTACCAGGCGGAGTTCTACGCGCTGGTGATGCTCGCGGCGACCGGGATGAGCCTCATGGCATCGTCGGGGTCGCTCGCGACGGTGTTCGTCAGCCTCGAACTCGCCTCGCTCCCCTCGTACGCGCTCGTGGCCTTCCTCAAGAAGAACCGCGGGAGCGTCGAGGCGGGGCTGAAATACTTCCTCGTCGGCGCCGTCTCCTCGGCGGTGTTCGCGTTCGGTATCTCGCTCGTCTACGCCGTCACGGGCTCGCTCCTCCTCTCGGAAGTGGCGAGTTCCATCGGCTCGGCGGGTGACCTCGTCGGCGTCGCGGGCGTGGGCGTGCTGATGATTGCGGGCGGCTTCGCGTACAAGACTGCCTCCGTGCCCTTCCACTTCTGGGCGCCGGAGGCCTACGAGGGCGCACCCGCTCCCATCAGCGCCTTCCTCTCCTCGGCGTCGAAGGCGGCCGGCTTCGCCGTCGCCTTCCGCGTGTTCGCGGTGGCCTTCCCCATCGAATCGGTCGTGCCGATGGGCATCGACTGGCCGCTGCTCTTTGCCGTCCTCGCCGTCGTCACGATGACGCTCGGCAACTTCGCGGCGGCGACCCAGGAGAACGTCAAGCGGATGCTGGCGTACTCCTCCGTGGGACACGCCGGCTACGCGCTCATCGGCCTCGCGGCCCTGTCGAGCGGCGGGCCGAACGGTGACGTGATGGGCGCGAGCATGGCCCACCTGTTCGTCTACGGCTTCATGAACACCGGCGCCTTCCTGTTCATCGCGATGGTCGAGCGCTGGGAGGTCGGTCGGACGTTCGAGGACTACCAGGGCCTCGCGACGCAGGCGCCGATGGCCTGCGTGGCGATGACCGTGTTCATGTTCTCGCTCGCCGGCCTGCCGCCGTTCGGTGGCTTCCTCTCGAAGTACGCCCTGTTCTACTCGGCGATTCAGGGTGGCTTCTGGTGGCTCGCCGCCGTCGGCGCCATCAACAGCGCGCTGTCGCTGTTCTACTACTCCCGCGTCGTGAAGGCGATGTGGATAGAGGACCCGGCAGACTCGCTCGACCTGGGCACGACGCCGCTGGGCATCTACGTGGCTGTCCTCGCGGCCGCCGTCGGCACGCTCCTGCTCCTGCCGGCGTTCGGTCCGGTCGTCGAGACAGCACAGAGCGCCGCGACGGCGCTGTTCGCGTAGGCGACTCCCCTTTTCTCACTCCGTGACGGTAGGGTTTTGAGTGCCGGGCGTAAGAGACGGGTATGGTGAGGCGGCTCGTGCTCGGCTGTGGCCGCGCGGGCGAAACCGTCGCCGGCGTCGTCTCGACGTGGGGGGGAGACCTCCACGCCGTCATCCCGAGTGAGAGTCGAATCGAGAGCATCGAGGGCGTCGCGGACGTAACACGCGGCGACCCCGCAGACCCCGACACGTACCCCGACGACGTCGACGTAGTGTTGGTCCTCGGCGACGACGCGGCCGAGAACCTCGCGGCGGCACGGCAGGCCCGCGAGACGTTCCCGGACGCCCTGATAGTCGCCTGCAGCGGCGGGCCAGCGTCCGAATCGCCGAGCGCCCTCGGCGACGTGGCCGACCGCGTCGTCGACACGGAGCGACTCCTGACCGAGCACCTCCTCGACCTGTCGACCGGCGAGAGTGCCAGTCGCGTCTACCGACTGCTGCACGTCCTCCGCGACATCGACGGCCGGCTCGCGGTCGTCATGCACGACAACCCCGACCCGGACGCCATCGCCTCGGCGCTCGCGCTCGCGCACATCGCACAGACGGTCGGTGTCGAGGCCGACGCGTGTTACTTCGGCGATATCTCCCATCAGGAGAACCGTGCGCTGGTGAACCTGCTGGAACTCGACCTTCGGAACATCGAGGACCCGGAAGCCATCGACGAGTACGCGGGCATCGCCCTCGTCGACCACTCGCGGCCCGGCGTCAACGACGGCCTCGACCCGGACACCGAAGTGGACGTGGTCATCGACCACCATCCGCCGCGGGCCCCGGTCGAGGCCCGCTACGTCGACCTGCGGAGCGACGTGGGAGCGACGAGCACGCTCCTCGCCTCGCATCTGGAGCGGCTGGGCCTCACGCCGGACCGAACGGTGGCGACGGCGCTCCTCTACGGTATCCGGGTCGACACACGGGACTTCACCCGAGAAGTCTCCGAATCCGACTTCGAGGCGGCGGCGTTCGTCCTCCCCCACGTCGACGAGTCGGTGCTCGACCGTGTCGAGGAGCCCAGCATGGGGCCGGAGGTGTTCGAGACGCTGGCGGCGGCGATTCGCAACCGAGAGGTCCGGGGCGACGTCCTCACGAGCGGAGTCGGGCGGATCACCGACCGGGACGCACTCGCACAGGCTGCCGACCGACTGCTCGACATGGAGGGGGTCAGCATCACCGTCGTCCACGGGTTCATGGACGAGACCATCTACGTCTCCGGGCGAGCCCGGGGGACAGATATCGACCTCGGAGAGGCGTTGCGCGACGCCCTCGGAACGATTGGAAGCGCCGGCGGCCACGCCGACATGGCGGGCGCACAGATACCGCTGGGCATCCTCGGCGCCGTCGAAGAGGCGTCGACGGAGTCGCTGGCGAACGTCGTCGACGACGTGATTGCAGGTCGACTGTTCGAGGTGCTGGAGGATCCGCCGAGTTCCCCGAACAAGGGCACCGACGCCGACACGATTGCGTTCGAGTTCCCGTTGGCCGAGCCCGAATCGGAGTAGCGACAGTCGAACACCCTTTTGAGTGCTGGCGTCGTAGGACTCGACAATGGCCGCGAACGCGATAGTCGAAGACTACATGACGCGCGACGTGGCGACGGTGTCCCCGGACGACACCGTCGCCGAGGTGGCGCGTCGAATCGTCGAGAGCGATGGTCACACCGGGTTCCCGGTGACCGACGGCCGGCAGGTCAAGGGCTTCATCAGCGCGCGTGACTTGCTGAAGGCCGACGACGGCGCGCGTATCTTCACCGTGATGTCCGACGACCCGGTCGTTGCGCATCCGGACATGAAGATCAACGACGCCGCGCGGGTCATCCTCCGGTCGGGCATCCAGAAGCTCCCAGTCGTCGACGACGCGGGCAAGCTCGTCGGCATAATCTCGAACACGGACGTCATCCGCAGTCAAATCGAGCGTGCAACCCCCGAGAAGGTCCACAAGCTGATGCACACGCTCGAAGACATCCACGACATCGAGGTCGAAGAGGAGCGCCGACAGGTCGACCTCTCGAAACTGACGCCCACCCAGTCGCGGGTGTACGCCGACGAGTTACAGGGCCGGAGTTACGAACTCGAACACGGCTTGGCCGAACCGCTCGTCGTCATCGACAACGGCGGCCAACTCCTCCTCGCGGACGGCCACCACCGCGTCATGGCCGCGAGCCGCCTCGATATCGACGAGATGGACGCCTACATCATCGTCATCGACGAGGCGAACGACCTCGAACTCGGGATGCAACGCACTGCCGAGAAGGAGGGACTCGACTCCATCGCGGATATCGACGTGGTCGACTACGCGCGCCACCCACTCATCGAGACGACCGAACGACTCCAAGAGCCGGACCGCTAGCTCGGCGTCTCCTGCGACTCGTCGTCGGTCGCGGTGCCGTCTATCGACTGGCTCTCGTCCGAAGCGTCGTTCTCGCTGTCACCGTCCTCACCGCCGCTGTCGTCGTCTCCGTTTTCGCCGTCGCCGCCATCATCGTCGCCGTCCTCACCGTCGTCGTCGACGCCCACCAAGTCGAGGTCGGAGTCAAGCAGCCCCAGCACCGACAGCGAGTAGTAGCGGACGAAGGCGAGTGCGGGCGCCTGCGCGAGGAGGCTGATGACGAAGAGCGCGGCGACGAAAAGGGCGATGAACACGGCGACGATGACCCAGCCAGCGGCGTGGACGCCCGCCGCGGAGGCGGCGAAAAACAGGATGCCGCCGACGATGGCGAAGGGGATGGCGAGCACGATGGCCGCGACGAGGACGGCGATAGAGACGGCGAGGCTCACGGCGATGCCGAGGACGAACTTCGCGACGACGTAGAGGCCGACCTGCTTCCACTCGGCGCGAAGCGTCGGCCAGATGCGCCGCCAGCCGTCGAGGACGCCCCGATTTTCGGTGAGCATCGTCGGGACGACGAAGTCGGTCGTCAGGCCCAGCGCGACGCTACTGACGAGGCCGACGATGGCGAACAGCGCCATGAGCGGCAAGACGAGGGCGAACAGCGCCGCCGAGATGCTGAATCCGAGACCGAACACCGCTATCAAAGGGATGGCTATCAAGAGCAGGCTCACGAGTCCGACGAGGATGCGGAATCCGAACAGACGGAGGCCCGGGCGGAAGTGCTCGCGAAAGGACGCGCGTATGGACAGGTCGCGGTCACGCAGGCCGGCGACGAGGACGAACTCCATTACAGCACCCACGAGGTTCCAGAGGAGAATCAGCCCGACGGCGAGGACGACGAGGGCAACGACGATGGCGAGCACCGACGACTCGGGGAGCGACGGCGCGACGTTCGGCGGTGCGCCACCCCCGCCTCCGCCACCACCGCCGCCGGAGGGGAGATTGAAGTTACCGCTGCCGGTCGGGAGGCCGCCGCCGATGCCGACGAACAGGGCAATCAGGGCGAGACGGAGCCACCGCCCCCGGTCGATGGGGCGAAGGAAGTCTTCTGTCGCATCGCGGGCCGTACTGAGGGCCGCGAACGCATACCAGGAGGGCATACGCGCCACGTCACACCCATATGACAAAAATAGCGGTGGTCGAACAACACGTCCAGAGACACGCGACGGGACTTTATCCGCGGGCGCGCACGGAGCGGACATGACACCGTTCGAACGGCGGACGCGCCGCGCGCAGGAACGCCTCCGTGCGGCGGACGCCGACGCCTTGGTCTGTGCGCCCGGGCGAGACTGCCAGTATCTCGCGGACGTCGAGAGCGAACAGAGCGACCGCTTGCAACTGCTCGTCGTGCCCGCGGAGGACGACCCGACGTTCGTGGTGCCGGCGCTCGACGCCGGCCCGATTCGGGCGGCGACGTGGGTCGACGACGTGCGAACGTGGGACGATGACGACGGCCCGGGGACGGCACTCGACCCCCTGCTATCGTCGCTCGACCCGTCGCGACTCCTCGTCTCCGAACGGATGTGGGCGCGGTTCGTCCTTGACCTACAGGAGCGATGCCCGGAGGCGAGCCTCGGCCTCGCGGGCGACGTACTCGACCCGCTTCGGATGCGAAAAGACGAGACGGAGCGGGAGGCACTCCGGGCCGCCGCCGAAGTGGCGGACGCGGCGATGCGGGACGTGCGCGCCCTCGGCGACGAGGCCGTGGGGCAGACGGAAGCCGACCTCGCGGCGTTCGTCGCCGAGCGACTGGACGCCCACGGCGGCGAGGAGACGGCCTTCGACACCATCGTCGCGTCGGGGCCGAACGGCGCCGACCCGCACCACGCGAGCGGGGACCGGGAGATTCGCGCCGGCGACTCGGTCGTGTTCGACTTCGGGACGCGCGTCGACGGCTACGTGAGCGACCAGACGCGGACCGTCGTCTTCGACGGCGACCCCGACCCCGAGTTCGAGACGGTCCACGACGTGGTGCGAGAGGCACAGGCGGCGGGCGTGGCGGCCGTCGAACCCGGCGTGACGACGGACGCCGTCGACCGGGCGGCGCGCGAGGTGATAGACGCGGCGGGCTACGGCGAGGCGTTCGTCCACCGGACGGGCCACGGCGTCGGCCTCGACGTCCACGAGGCGCCGTCGGTCGTCGCGGGCGACGGCACGACGCTCGAACCGGGGATGGCCTTCAGCGTCGAACCGGGCGTCTACCTGCCCGACCGCTTCGGCGTCCGCATCGAGGACGTGGTGCTGGTCACCGAGGACGGCGCAGAGCGTCTCAACCGGACGGACCGCGGCTGGCGGTGTTGAGCGAAGCGTCGAGGTTTAGGCCGACCAAATATATCGGGAATATGATAATACTTAACCGCGTTCGCGGCGTCGAATCGGCCGATGGCGTTGCTCGAGAACGTCGCGTTCGTCTTCGTCGCGGGGTTGATAACGGCGCTCGCGACGGGGTTGGGGGCGATTCCGTTCTTCCTCGTCGACGACGTGGGTGACCGCTGGAACGTGGTGCTGTGGGGCTTTGCCTCCGGCATCATGGTGTCGGCGTCGGTGTTCGGCCTCGTCTTCGAGGGACTGGCGGCCGCCGAGTCACCGCTCGAAATCGTGCCGGGCCTCGTCGCGGGCGTCGTCCTCGTCGTCGTCGCCCACGAAATCATCGAGGGCTACGAGGTGAATCCGAGACAGTACGCAGAGGCCGACTTCCGCAAACTCCTTCTCATCCTCGGAGTGTTGACCGTCCACAGCTTTCCCGAGGGTGTCGCCGTCGGCGTCGCCTTCGCCGACTTGGGCCTCCAGACGGTCGACTCTGCGATTCCGATTTTCGGACTGACCGTCCCCCTCCTCGCCGTGTTCATGACCGTCGCCATCTCGATTCACAACGTGCCCGAGGGCGTCGCCATCTCGATTCCGCTCCGCACGCTCGGCGTCTCGGAGTGGAAGATGGTCTGGTGGGCGGTGTTCTCAAGTCTCCCGCAGCCCATCGGCGCAGTCGTCGCGTTCCTGTTCGTCCGCCTCGCCCGCGAGTTCCTGCCGGCCGGCTTTGGCTTCGCCGCCGGGGCGATGATCTATCTCGTCGTCTCGGAGTTCATCCCCGAGGCACTCAGCATCGGGTCGGGACTGCCCGGGGGCGGAAAACGCGAACTCGTCGGCGGCATCGCCGCCGGCGTCGCGGCGATGGTACCGCTCCTATTCGTTTAGTGGTCGTGGCCCGTCGCCTCGCCGAAGGTCATGCCGAAGCGCTCCTCGAACAGCTCCTCGGCCTTCTCGTTGATCGCCTGCAGGTCGCCGGGCACCTCGCCCTCGGCGTGGTGGACGATGGCGTGCGAGCGCTGGACGAAAGAGAGCAGCGCGATTTCGGTGACGACTGTCGTCGGCTCCTCGCCCTGTTCGGCGAGTGTGTCGACGAGGCCCTCCGGCAGTTCGAGTTCGTCGGTGTCGCCGTCCGGTCCTTCGATGGTGTACATCTCCGTGTCGACCATGCCCCTCACTCGGGCCGCCCGGTATAAGGACGTGTGGGATGCGGACCGTGACCGGTTGGCTCGGACGGAGTATTGTAACTGTTTCCGGTGGGTCGCCGAGACGGGGCGGCGAAGCACCAATGAGGATTTACAATGGCCGTCTCAGTCGTCGCTCTCGGCGGCCGCGGGCGCCTCGGCGTCTGCCGCGGCGCGTTCACGCTCCAAGTCTTCGAGGTAGCTGTCTGCGTCGAGCGCCGCCTTACAGCCCATGCCGCCCGCGGTGATGGCCTGCTGGTAGTGGAAGTCGACCACGTCGCCCGCGCCGAACAGGCCGGGGACGCCCGTCGCCGTCTGGCCGCCGGCGTCGCCGCCCACTGTTTCGAGGTAGCCCTCGTCGTCCATCTCGACGTCGAGGCCCTCGAGGTAGTCCGTGTTCGGCGTGTGGCCGATGGCGTAGAACACCGCGCCGGCGTCGAAGTCGAACTCCTCCGTCTCGGGGTCGTCGAGCTTGTCCGTCGGGTGGCCCTCGGGGTGGTGGACCATCGTCGCGTGGTCGACGCCCTCCTCCTGCGTGCCGTGGAGCTCCGTCACTTCCGTGTTCAGCTTGAGTTCGATGTCGCCGTCGTCGACGTGTTCCATCATGCGGTCGATCCAGTAGTCCTCCGCGCGGAACTCGTCGCGTCGGTGGACGAGATAGACGGTCGAGGCGAACTTCGTGAGGAAGACGGCCTCCTCGCAGGCGGCGTCGCCGCCCCCGACGACGACGATTTTCTCGTCGCGGAAGAAGGCGCCGTCACAGGTGGCACACGTCGACAGGCCGTAGCCCATGAGTTCGTCCTCGCCCGGGATGCCGAGGGTGCGTGCGCTGGCACCCGACGCGGCGATGAACGCGTCCGACGTGTACGTCTCGCCGTTGGTGAGCGTGACGTGGAAGGTCCGCCCCGGGCCGTCGCCGTCCTCGACGTCGACGGAGTCGATGACGCCGTTCTCGACCTCGGCGCCGAACTTCCGGGCCTGGTCTTTCATGTTGGTGACCAGCTCGGGGCCGCTGATGCCCTCCGGGAATCCCGGGAAGTTGTCGACGTCGGTCGTCAGCGTCAACTGACCGCCGGGTTCGTCGCCCTCGAACACCAGGGGGTCGTTGTTCGACCGCGCGGCGTAGATGGCGGCCGTAAGTCCCGATATTCCGCTCCCAGCGATGATGAGGCGCCTGTGTTCGGCGCTGTCGCTCTTGCTCATACAGACGATAGGGGTGACACCCCCATTTACCTTGCGTTGTCGGTCGTAATTCCGGCGCTTCAGTACTGTGGTGTACGCGTCGACCGTCGTCGCGAGCGCTCGCTCAATCGTCCGTCGCCGAAACCTCACCGTCAGCACGGGACGCGTCGCTCGCGCGCGGGAAGTTGCCTATCGTGTCCGCTCGGAACGCCTCCTCGTCGAACTCGTAGTCACCGTCGAGGAACTCGAGGAGCGTCCGCGTGTCCCGCATCGCGTTCTTGAGGCACGTCGAGGCACCCGGCGAGGGCGTGATGTTGAAGATGATGTCGTCGCCGACGATTTTCGCCTCGCCCATGTCGAGAGACTTCTCGTTGGTGTCGACGATCTGCGGTCGAACACCACCGTACCCCGACGCTCGCTCGATGTCGTCGAGGTCGACGCTCGGGACGACCTTCTGGACGTGCGGGAGGAACTGCCGTCGCCCGACCTCCGGGAGGTCGTACAGCAAGTTCCGGAGGACGTAGGGCAGCAACACCCGGTCGGAGAGAATGTTGGCGTAGCTGTGGAACGCCGCCACGTTCAGCCCGAAGACGTCGAGGAAGTCCTTCGTCGTCGAGAGCCGCCCGCGTTCGAGCGTCGGCACGAGCTTCGCCGTCGGGCCGAACCGCGTGATGCTGGCGTCGTGTACGTCCGCATCGCCGTGGACCGCGGCGAACGGCAGTTTCTTCATCTGGAGCGTGTACACCTTGCCGTTCAGGAGGTCGTCTGCGAGGAAGAAACTCCCCGCGACGGGGAGCAACACCTTCTCCTCTCCGTAGCCGAGCTCTTTCGCCATCTGGAGGCTGTGACACCCGGCGGCGACGACAGTCGCGTCACAGTCGAACCGGCCGTCGGTCGTCTCCAGCGTGAAGCCGTCGACGGTCGGCGTGATGTCGGTGACTGCCGTCCCGGTGTAGACGTCCACGTCCGGTTCTTCGGCCGCCTCCGAGACAAAGGACCTCGTCGTCTCGCCGTAGTCGACGACGTAGCCGTCCGGCGTCTGGAGCGCGAGCAGTTCCGTATCCGGGTCTCGCCCGTCGACGACCTTCGGCTCGATATCGGCGATTTCGTCCCGCTCGATGGGTCGAAGCTTCGGAAAGAGGTCGCCGAACCCCTCCTCGTCGTACCGCTTTTCGAGCTCGGCGACTTCCTCCTCGCCGACGCCCAGAACCATCTTGCTTCGCTTGGCGTGCATCTCGCGGTCGGAGTCGTGGCCCTCCAGATACCCCGCGAGCAACTCTGCCCCCTCTTTCACGTCGCGAGCCTTCTCGAGGGTGTAGTTGGTCTCGATGTCGCCGAAGTGAAGCGTCTGAGAGTTGTTCGTGTGATGCGAGTTTATCGACGCGAGTTCCGATTCCTTCTCGATGAGCGCTATCGAGTCGATATCGGTGAACTTCGCGGTCGTGTACAGGAGCGATGCACCGCTAATCCCGCCACCGACGATGACTAGATCGTATGTTCCTGGCATGGCTATTCCAGAATCCCTTCTACAGTACACTCTTGGACGGCTAGCTTATTATTTTCCCGACCTGACTATCGACAATTAACGTAGGCGATATCGACAGTACGCTTCGTCGGTTCGACCGTCCGGAGAAATCGACTACGCGAGTATCGACGGCGGGGAGTCGGCTCCCACATCTTCTTGCCGTCGGCGACCCCACCACGGCGTATGCCCGCCGACCTCATCGAGAAGACGGACCGCTACGAGCGAATG
Proteins encoded in this window:
- a CDS encoding complex I subunit 4 family protein → MIIEALIAVTFAASMAVLLAPDRVAGRLAAALSLLPVVGSLYMWSRFDASGNALTGGSIAFETMVPWLELGGYTLNWHVGVDGIALPLVVLTTVLTTLAIVSAWTPIDDRQSQFYGLMLFMEANLLGVFTALDFFVWFVFWEAVLLPMYFLIGVWGGPRRKYAAIKFFVYTNIASLAMFIGFIALVFGLGDSVSTLDMPAIAQALRAGELGGLHGISAGTLRSVAFIAMFLGFAVKVPIVPFHTWLPDAHVEAPSPVSVMLAGVLLKMGTYALLRFNFTMLPQTAVQFAVPIALIAVISVIYGAMLALAQQDLKRIVAYSSVSSMGYVILGLIAYTVYGVGGATFQMIAHGLISGLMFMSVGVIYNTTHTRMVGDMSGMADRMPVTVGILIAGAFGYMGLPLMAGFAGEFFIFKGAFESTVTGAMPLFTAAAMFGIVVVAGYLLFAMQRTLFGAFRLETDYEVGPAALHQTVPLAILLVTIIALGVAPDIFFGMIRDAVAPLLEFGGEL
- a CDS encoding NADH-quinone oxidoreductase subunit N → MTPLQIQLPTWTAVAPTLLLGLTALVLLLVDSIDPDSTRPGLLAGISALGSVATLAVAGWFLLAGTGQDGGAIELYGGSLIVDGLSLFFTVVFASVAALVSIASYDYLRDRTYQAEFYALVMLAATGMSLMASSGSLATVFVSLELASLPSYALVAFLKKNRGSVEAGLKYFLVGAVSSAVFAFGISLVYAVTGSLLLSEVASSIGSAGDLVGVAGVGVLMIAGGFAYKTASVPFHFWAPEAYEGAPAPISAFLSSASKAAGFAVAFRVFAVAFPIESVVPMGIDWPLLFAVLAVVTMTLGNFAAATQENVKRMLAYSSVGHAGYALIGLAALSSGGPNGDVMGASMAHLFVYGFMNTGAFLFIAMVERWEVGRTFEDYQGLATQAPMACVAMTVFMFSLAGLPPFGGFLSKYALFYSAIQGGFWWLAAVGAINSALSLFYYSRVVKAMWIEDPADSLDLGTTPLGIYVAVLAAAVGTLLLLPAFGPVVETAQSAATALFA
- a CDS encoding DHH family phosphoesterase → MVRRLVLGCGRAGETVAGVVSTWGGDLHAVIPSESRIESIEGVADVTRGDPADPDTYPDDVDVVLVLGDDAAENLAAARQARETFPDALIVACSGGPASESPSALGDVADRVVDTERLLTEHLLDLSTGESASRVYRLLHVLRDIDGRLAVVMHDNPDPDAIASALALAHIAQTVGVEADACYFGDISHQENRALVNLLELDLRNIEDPEAIDEYAGIALVDHSRPGVNDGLDPDTEVDVVIDHHPPRAPVEARYVDLRSDVGATSTLLASHLERLGLTPDRTVATALLYGIRVDTRDFTREVSESDFEAAAFVLPHVDESVLDRVEEPSMGPEVFETLAAAIRNREVRGDVLTSGVGRITDRDALAQAADRLLDMEGVSITVVHGFMDETIYVSGRARGTDIDLGEALRDALGTIGSAGGHADMAGAQIPLGILGAVEEASTESLANVVDDVIAGRLFEVLEDPPSSPNKGTDADTIAFEFPLAEPESE
- a CDS encoding CBS pair associated ParBc domain-containing protein encodes the protein MAANAIVEDYMTRDVATVSPDDTVAEVARRIVESDGHTGFPVTDGRQVKGFISARDLLKADDGARIFTVMSDDPVVAHPDMKINDAARVILRSGIQKLPVVDDAGKLVGIISNTDVIRSQIERATPEKVHKLMHTLEDIHDIEVEEERRQVDLSKLTPTQSRVYADELQGRSYELEHGLAEPLVVIDNGGQLLLADGHHRVMAASRLDIDEMDAYIIVIDEANDLELGMQRTAEKEGLDSIADIDVVDYARHPLIETTERLQEPDR
- a CDS encoding DUF7544 domain-containing protein → MPSWYAFAALSTARDATEDFLRPIDRGRWLRLALIALFVGIGGGLPTGSGNFNLPSGGGGGGGGGGAPPNVAPSLPESSVLAIVVALVVLAVGLILLWNLVGAVMEFVLVAGLRDRDLSIRASFREHFRPGLRLFGFRILVGLVSLLLIAIPLIAVFGLGFSISAALFALVLPLMALFAIVGLVSSVALGLTTDFVVPTMLTENRGVLDGWRRIWPTLRAEWKQVGLYVVAKFVLGIAVSLAVSIAVLVAAIVLAIPFAIVGGILFFAASAAGVHAAGWVIVAVFIALFVAALFVISLLAQAPALAFVRYYSLSVLGLLDSDLDLVGVDDDGEDGDDDGGDGENGDDDSGGEDGDSENDASDESQSIDGTATDDESQETPS
- a CDS encoding M24 family metallopeptidase, which produces MTPFERRTRRAQERLRAADADALVCAPGRDCQYLADVESEQSDRLQLLVVPAEDDPTFVVPALDAGPIRAATWVDDVRTWDDDDGPGTALDPLLSSLDPSRLLVSERMWARFVLDLQERCPEASLGLAGDVLDPLRMRKDETEREALRAAAEVADAAMRDVRALGDEAVGQTEADLAAFVAERLDAHGGEETAFDTIVASGPNGADPHHASGDREIRAGDSVVFDFGTRVDGYVSDQTRTVVFDGDPDPEFETVHDVVREAQAAGVAAVEPGVTTDAVDRAAREVIDAAGYGEAFVHRTGHGVGLDVHEAPSVVAGDGTTLEPGMAFSVEPGVYLPDRFGVRIEDVVLVTEDGAERLNRTDRGWRC
- a CDS encoding ZIP family metal transporter gives rise to the protein MALLENVAFVFVAGLITALATGLGAIPFFLVDDVGDRWNVVLWGFASGIMVSASVFGLVFEGLAAAESPLEIVPGLVAGVVLVVVAHEIIEGYEVNPRQYAEADFRKLLLILGVLTVHSFPEGVAVGVAFADLGLQTVDSAIPIFGLTVPLLAVFMTVAISIHNVPEGVAISIPLRTLGVSEWKMVWWAVFSSLPQPIGAVVAFLFVRLAREFLPAGFGFAAGAMIYLVVSEFIPEALSIGSGLPGGGKRELVGGIAAGVAAMVPLLFV
- a CDS encoding DUF7545 family protein, with protein sequence MVDTEMYTIEGPDGDTDELELPEGLVDTLAEQGEEPTTVVTEIALLSFVQRSHAIVHHAEGEVPGDLQAINEKAEELFEERFGMTFGEATGHDH
- a CDS encoding NAD(P)/FAD-dependent oxidoreductase is translated as MSKSDSAEHRRLIIAGSGISGLTAAIYAARSNNDPLVFEGDEPGGQLTLTTDVDNFPGFPEGISGPELVTNMKDQARKFGAEVENGVIDSVDVEDGDGPGRTFHVTLTNGETYTSDAFIAASGASARTLGIPGEDELMGYGLSTCATCDGAFFRDEKIVVVGGGDAACEEAVFLTKFASTVYLVHRRDEFRAEDYWIDRMMEHVDDGDIELKLNTEVTELHGTQEEGVDHATMVHHPEGHPTDKLDDPETEEFDFDAGAVFYAIGHTPNTDYLEGLDVEMDDEGYLETVGGDAGGQTATGVPGLFGAGDVVDFHYQQAITAGGMGCKAALDADSYLEDLERERAAADAEAPAAAESDD
- a CDS encoding FAD-dependent oxidoreductase; its protein translation is MPGTYDLVIVGGGISGASLLYTTAKFTDIDSIALIEKESELASINSHHTNNSQTLHFGDIETNYTLEKARDVKEGAELLAGYLEGHDSDREMHAKRSKMVLGVGEEEVAELEKRYDEEGFGDLFPKLRPIERDEIADIEPKVVDGRDPDTELLALQTPDGYVVDYGETTRSFVSEAAEEPDVDVYTGTAVTDITPTVDGFTLETTDGRFDCDATVVAAGCHSLQMAKELGYGEEKVLLPVAGSFFLADDLLNGKVYTLQMKKLPFAAVHGDADVHDASITRFGPTAKLVPTLERGRLSTTKDFLDVFGLNVAAFHSYANILSDRVLLPYVLRNLLYDLPEVGRRQFLPHVQKVVPSVDLDDIERASGYGGVRPQIVDTNEKSLDMGEAKIVGDDIIFNITPSPGASTCLKNAMRDTRTLLEFLDGDYEFDEEAFRADTIGNFPRASDASRADGEVSATDD